The Haloarchaeobius amylolyticus genome window below encodes:
- a CDS encoding aldo/keto reductase — translation MEFTTVQGEQVPRLGLGTWQLEGQDCYAAVKTALSVGYRHVDTAQAYDNEQYVGNAIHDSDVEREDVFLTTKVRPDRFAPDKLKRSVDESLRKLDTDYVDLLLLHWPNPLVDLHDTMQAMADLVEEGAVRHVGVSNFSKKRLQKAQRVSPEPIFTNQVKFHPYKPQRELLRYCQDSDILLTAYSPLGTGGILDDDVLRVIGQQYDKTPAQVALRWATQHRNVAAIPKATSREHIEQNFDIFDFKLTRDELDRIARPDPVKNGMAFAKATLGI, via the coding sequence ATGGAATTCACGACCGTCCAGGGAGAGCAGGTCCCGCGACTCGGCCTCGGCACGTGGCAACTCGAGGGGCAGGACTGCTACGCGGCCGTCAAGACCGCCCTCTCCGTCGGCTACCGGCACGTCGACACCGCACAGGCCTACGACAACGAGCAGTACGTCGGCAACGCCATCCACGACAGCGACGTCGAGCGCGAGGACGTCTTCCTCACCACGAAGGTCCGCCCGGACCGCTTCGCCCCGGACAAGCTCAAACGCTCGGTGGACGAGAGCCTCCGCAAGCTCGACACCGACTACGTCGACCTGCTCCTGCTGCACTGGCCGAACCCCCTCGTCGACCTCCACGACACCATGCAGGCCATGGCCGACCTCGTCGAGGAGGGCGCGGTGCGCCACGTCGGCGTCTCGAACTTCTCGAAGAAGCGCCTGCAGAAGGCCCAGCGCGTCTCCCCCGAGCCCATCTTCACGAACCAGGTGAAGTTCCACCCCTACAAGCCCCAGCGCGAACTCCTCCGGTACTGCCAGGACTCCGACATCCTGCTCACGGCGTACTCGCCCCTCGGCACCGGCGGCATCCTCGACGACGACGTGCTCCGCGTCATCGGCCAGCAGTACGACAAGACGCCGGCACAGGTCGCCTTGCGGTGGGCGACCCAGCACAGGAACGTCGCCGCCATCCCGAAGGCGACCAGCCGGGAGCACATCGAACAGAACTTCGACATCTTCGACTTCAAGCTCACCCGCGACGAGCTCGACCGCATCGCGCGCCCGGACCCCGTCAAGAACGGGATGGCGTTCGCGAAGGCGACGCTCGGTATCTGA
- a CDS encoding CbiX/SirB N-terminal domain-containing protein: protein MQALVIVAHGSHLNPESSTPTYAHADTIREAGAFDEVREAFWKEEPSFREALRTVESDEVFVVPMFISEGYFTEQVIPRELRLDDWDPDLWDSDGTSASQATLHAEDVDKTIHYCGPVGTHDAMSDVIVKRAETVTGDPDVGEGVGLAVVGHGTERNENSAKAIEYHADRIRATGRFDEVQALYMDEEPEVDDVTDFFESEDVVVVPLFIADGYHTQEDIPEDMGLTDDYRKGWDTPAEVDGHRIWYAGAVGTEALMADVVLERAQEAGADVTRALEKVRDATGGVPAMGD, encoded by the coding sequence ATGCAAGCGCTGGTCATCGTGGCACACGGGTCACACCTGAATCCCGAGTCCAGCACGCCGACGTACGCACACGCCGACACCATCCGCGAGGCTGGTGCCTTCGACGAGGTGCGCGAGGCGTTCTGGAAGGAGGAACCGAGCTTCCGCGAGGCGTTGCGGACCGTCGAATCGGACGAAGTGTTCGTCGTGCCGATGTTCATCTCGGAGGGCTACTTCACCGAGCAGGTCATCCCCCGCGAGCTCCGGCTCGACGACTGGGACCCCGACCTGTGGGACTCCGACGGCACGAGCGCCTCCCAGGCGACGCTCCACGCCGAGGACGTCGACAAGACAATCCACTACTGCGGCCCGGTCGGCACGCACGACGCGATGTCCGACGTCATCGTCAAGCGCGCCGAGACCGTGACGGGGGACCCGGACGTGGGCGAGGGCGTCGGCCTCGCGGTCGTCGGCCACGGCACCGAACGCAACGAGAACTCCGCGAAGGCCATCGAGTACCACGCCGACCGCATCCGCGCTACCGGCCGGTTCGACGAGGTGCAGGCGCTGTACATGGACGAGGAGCCGGAGGTCGACGACGTGACCGACTTCTTCGAAAGCGAGGACGTCGTCGTCGTCCCGCTGTTCATCGCCGACGGCTACCACACGCAGGAGGACATCCCCGAGGACATGGGCCTGACCGACGACTACCGGAAGGGCTGGGACACGCCCGCCGAGGTCGACGGGCACCGCATCTGGTACGCCGGCGCCGTCGGCACCGAGGCCCTGATGGCCGACGTGGTCCTCGAACGTGCCCAGGAGGCCGGCGCGGACGTGACCCGGGCGCTGGAGAAGGTCCGCGACGCGACCGGTGGCGTCCCGGCGATGGGTGACTGA
- a CDS encoding DUF7524 family protein, giving the protein MARDALPVDISKDGLHSISPTADSFETTGPFTVTLRNHGRAVHVHCNLDDDLARVARLPETNHFVETDSEVSFPVDVQAGERPVSGRLKIVTGYGAEEHYVPVTITEPKPVGPPSERTSDEATPASETGNPGTSLRDALPVDESLPVLVLAGLALVLALGAAATLASLEVFLGLAVVVVGVAVALWILFV; this is encoded by the coding sequence ATGGCACGTGACGCGCTCCCGGTCGACATCAGCAAGGACGGGCTCCACAGCATCAGCCCCACCGCCGACTCGTTCGAGACGACGGGGCCGTTCACCGTCACGCTCCGGAACCACGGGCGGGCCGTCCACGTGCACTGCAACCTCGACGACGACCTGGCGCGAGTGGCGCGGCTGCCCGAGACGAACCACTTCGTCGAGACCGACTCGGAGGTCTCGTTCCCCGTCGACGTGCAGGCGGGCGAGCGCCCGGTCTCCGGCCGCCTGAAGATCGTGACGGGCTACGGCGCCGAGGAGCACTACGTGCCGGTCACCATCACGGAGCCGAAGCCGGTCGGACCGCCGTCCGAGCGCACCAGCGACGAGGCGACGCCGGCGTCGGAGACGGGGAACCCCGGCACGTCACTCCGCGACGCCCTGCCGGTCGACGAGTCGCTGCCCGTGCTGGTGCTCGCTGGCCTCGCGCTCGTGCTGGCGCTCGGGGCCGCGGCGACGCTCGCCAGCCTCGAGGTGTTCCTCGGGCTCGCGGTCGTCGTCGTCGGCGTGGCGGTGGCACTCTGGATACTGTTCGTCTGA
- a CDS encoding DR2241 family protein, which yields MAVTGEATIEDDQFEALLDAVREGPIDFDGLEVRYEDDGYVFSVPDLTRKHLAEDELHRVCTANADWVTNWHYWETVVEGHDTARRAFLRKLEAAESHTVPERYAAMRDVEAHEDAHEGDLVTEWGQVHISVALGEVGYRRYEVRHEDDADADRADLAVHEDPREARELAKYDAKGRYRPLRTAPSLPGGFVFPDLTSKELLTVVDSLYPATVANWHREQQGNLDVSHWHETTERQTGIYGIVSELPREAVDWVAESCCVDSQCLKRREWHYEEDDHLDAPGGDGQFPCREPCSLVVAASRKWTKLEEEHEHTYEFDLTPSEKEQVEDIIAAVADGRIDEIREADVYEGANRYRARYLRAKRFDDHGNLCGVETGDEE from the coding sequence ATGGCGGTGACAGGCGAGGCCACCATCGAGGACGACCAGTTCGAGGCCCTCCTCGACGCGGTCCGTGAGGGGCCCATCGACTTCGACGGCCTCGAGGTCCGCTACGAGGACGACGGCTACGTCTTCTCGGTACCGGACCTCACCCGCAAGCACCTCGCCGAGGACGAACTGCACCGCGTCTGTACGGCCAACGCCGACTGGGTGACCAACTGGCACTACTGGGAGACGGTCGTCGAGGGCCACGACACGGCCCGTCGTGCCTTCCTGCGGAAGCTCGAGGCCGCCGAGTCCCACACCGTCCCGGAACGCTACGCGGCCATGCGGGACGTGGAAGCCCACGAGGACGCCCACGAGGGCGACCTCGTCACCGAGTGGGGGCAGGTCCACATCTCGGTCGCCCTCGGCGAGGTCGGCTACCGTCGCTACGAGGTCCGCCACGAGGACGACGCCGACGCCGACCGCGCCGACCTCGCGGTCCACGAGGACCCGCGCGAGGCCCGCGAGCTGGCGAAGTACGACGCGAAGGGGCGCTACCGGCCCCTGCGGACCGCCCCGTCGCTCCCCGGCGGCTTCGTCTTCCCCGACCTGACCAGCAAGGAGCTGCTGACGGTCGTCGACTCGCTCTACCCCGCGACCGTCGCCAACTGGCACCGCGAACAGCAGGGCAACCTCGACGTGAGCCACTGGCACGAGACCACCGAGCGCCAGACCGGCATCTACGGCATCGTCTCCGAGCTCCCGCGCGAGGCCGTCGACTGGGTCGCCGAGTCCTGTTGTGTGGACTCCCAGTGTCTCAAACGCCGCGAGTGGCACTACGAGGAGGACGACCATCTCGACGCGCCCGGCGGTGACGGGCAGTTCCCCTGCCGGGAGCCCTGTTCGCTGGTCGTCGCCGCCTCGCGGAAGTGGACCAAACTCGAGGAGGAGCACGAGCACACCTACGAGTTCGACCTGACCCCGAGCGAGAAGGAACAGGTCGAGGACATCATCGCGGCCGTCGCCGACGGCCGCATCGACGAGATCCGCGAGGCCGACGTGTACGAGGGTGCGAACCGCTACCGGGCGCGCTACCTGCGGGCAAAACGGTTCGACGACCACGGGAACCTCTGTGGCGTCGAGACCGGCGACGAGGAGTAG
- the dinB gene encoding DNA polymerase IV: protein MADPDDPTPTGERLPGVAPEPEDADRIVLHVDMDCFYAACERLREPELRGEPVVVGMGYEAGDDGGAVATASYEAREYGVESAQAITTALERLPRRATADDPADTGYYRPVDLDYYSEVASEVKDILHDCADVVREVSIDEAYLDVTERTAWPVAEGFARHVKQRIEREVGVVASVGVAPNMSAAKVASDHDKPDGLVVVTPDELRDFLDPLPVEEIHGIGPVTARKLRDSGIETAGDLAAADRAELGDRFGERGRELHDRARGIDDRPVTPRGLPKSFSRESAFGSPVTDSDRKREQVRTLAEAVADRARREGALYRTIGIKAVEPPFDVNTREWSLPGPVEDESLLVETALDLLTEFADAEIRKVGVRVSNLEFTDREQASLDSWPGGGGEERPTGGSAGDADDRAEDTDGAAPAEDNHSARGGPELPSGQTSLSDF, encoded by the coding sequence ATGGCCGACCCGGACGACCCGACCCCGACCGGCGAACGCCTCCCCGGCGTCGCGCCGGAGCCGGAGGACGCCGACCGCATCGTCCTCCACGTCGACATGGACTGCTTCTACGCGGCCTGCGAGCGCCTCCGCGAGCCCGAACTCCGCGGCGAGCCGGTCGTGGTCGGGATGGGCTACGAGGCCGGGGACGACGGCGGCGCGGTCGCGACCGCGAGCTACGAGGCCCGCGAGTACGGCGTCGAGAGCGCCCAGGCCATCACGACTGCCCTCGAACGCCTCCCCCGGCGGGCCACCGCCGACGACCCCGCGGACACCGGCTACTACCGGCCGGTCGACCTCGACTACTACTCGGAGGTCGCGAGCGAGGTGAAGGACATCCTCCACGACTGCGCCGACGTGGTCCGGGAGGTGAGCATCGACGAGGCCTACCTGGACGTCACGGAGCGCACCGCTTGGCCGGTCGCCGAGGGCTTCGCCCGCCACGTCAAACAGCGCATCGAGCGCGAGGTGGGCGTCGTCGCGAGCGTCGGGGTCGCCCCGAACATGTCGGCCGCGAAGGTCGCCAGCGACCACGACAAACCCGACGGGCTGGTCGTCGTCACCCCCGACGAGCTCCGCGACTTCCTCGACCCGCTCCCCGTCGAGGAGATCCACGGCATCGGCCCCGTCACGGCACGGAAGCTCCGCGACTCCGGCATCGAGACGGCGGGCGACCTCGCGGCGGCCGACCGCGCCGAACTGGGCGACCGCTTCGGCGAGCGCGGCCGGGAACTCCACGACCGGGCCCGTGGCATCGACGACCGGCCCGTCACGCCGCGGGGCCTGCCCAAGAGTTTCTCGCGCGAGTCCGCGTTCGGGAGTCCCGTGACCGATTCGGACAGGAAGCGCGAGCAGGTCCGGACGCTGGCCGAGGCGGTCGCCGACCGGGCGCGTCGCGAGGGCGCGCTCTACCGGACCATCGGCATCAAGGCGGTCGAACCGCCCTTCGACGTGAACACCCGTGAGTGGTCGCTCCCGGGCCCCGTCGAGGACGAGTCGCTGCTGGTCGAGACGGCGCTGGACCTGCTCACGGAGTTCGCGGACGCCGAGATCCGGAAGGTCGGCGTGCGGGTCTCGAACCTCGAGTTCACCGACCGTGAGCAGGCGAGCCTGGACTCCTGGCCCGGAGGCGGCGGCGAGGAGCGACCGACAGGCGGCAGCGCCGGAGACGCCGACGACCGGGCGGAGGACACCGACGGGGCTGCGCCAGCAGAGGACAACCACTCGGCCAGGGGCGGCCCCGAACTGCCCAGCGGCCAGACCTCCCTCTCCGACTTCTAG
- a CDS encoding HTH domain-containing protein, with protein sequence MAPTDSHPTDTRTAELWVRSHSPFGAAPERATVLDSLETLEEAGYFDDVAARLWGKRVGLSTMAARTEEGTEILDRVTDFRTWAERNDATIDQFFEKRMMDSQLVNESYLVQELPTLALAEYENGEVVHVAPCIIDGTLQTVEDRVATIEADAEGEIAQRELAPASVR encoded by the coding sequence GTGGCTCCAACAGACTCGCACCCGACCGACACACGCACCGCCGAGCTGTGGGTCCGCTCGCACTCGCCGTTCGGTGCCGCGCCCGAACGTGCGACGGTGCTCGACTCGCTCGAGACCCTCGAAGAAGCCGGCTACTTCGACGACGTGGCCGCGCGCCTGTGGGGGAAGCGCGTGGGCCTCTCGACGATGGCCGCCCGGACCGAAGAGGGGACCGAGATACTCGACCGCGTCACCGACTTCCGCACGTGGGCAGAGCGGAACGACGCGACCATCGACCAGTTCTTCGAGAAGCGGATGATGGACTCCCAGCTGGTGAACGAATCCTACCTCGTCCAGGAACTGCCGACGCTCGCGCTCGCGGAGTACGAGAACGGCGAGGTCGTCCACGTCGCACCCTGCATCATCGACGGGACGCTCCAGACCGTCGAGGACCGCGTCGCGACCATCGAGGCCGACGCCGAAGGCGAGATCGCCCAGCGCGAACTGGCACCAGCGAGCGTCCGGTAG
- a CDS encoding methytransferase partner Trm112, translating into MKESLMDILCCPMDKGELELEIDEQNEDEVLTGTLVCADCGESYPIEDGIPNLLPPDMRDDVPA; encoded by the coding sequence ATGAAGGAATCCCTGATGGACATCCTCTGCTGTCCGATGGACAAGGGCGAACTCGAGCTGGAGATCGACGAGCAGAACGAGGACGAGGTCCTCACGGGGACGCTGGTCTGTGCCGACTGCGGCGAGTCCTACCCCATCGAGGACGGCATCCCGAACCTCCTGCCGCCGGACATGCGCGACGACGTCCCGGCCTGA